In Rhizoctonia solani chromosome 6, complete sequence, the sequence GGTTTGTATGAAACCAACGCTAATACTCACAGCCCGTATTCAAACCACTCGCAAGTGAGGGCCCGTGCACAACAAGGCGCGGTGCGTCGGAACTTGTTCCAGGCCATCAGATGGCTCTCAAACTTGGCGAGCATCTGCCTGGTCCCAAGGTCCCGGTTCTTGTGCTTTCCAGTGGACCATTCCTCAAGGCAGAATTGGATCTGTGGCTCGCCGGTTAGTAGCATAAACTCATCCGTCAACAAGACACTTACGTTAGCCAAAATAAACACTACGGTGGCCGGCGCCAAGTCTTCAAAGTATTCAGAGAAGACTACGCCAACGGCTCCCTCATTATGGAATAACGCAAGAGCAAACGCGTGGTGCATAAGCTCGGACTCATAGTGGCCACGGCGCTCCGGCTCTTGCTCCTGTAGATACTATGAGAATTAGCTGTTAAAAAATGAGTTAAATTACTCACTAAACAGTGGAACGAGTTTGGATGGTGGCGCTGGAACGCAGATATGTTCAACGCTACCTCCTCAGGAGTCATAGCAAACTGATTGAAGCCAAGGAGGAACTCAATGGCAGAACGCAGCTGTTCTTTGGCACGGCCGCGTTTTGTAACAAGACCCGCTATAACCTACGGAAACAAGGGTAAATTTTGAACCAATAGGGAGTGCATATACTACTCACCACTTGTATTTCCTTGTCGGTTATATCACAAAAGGGTGTTCCTGGGGCCTCCATCAGCCACGTCTTGCGCCACAAGACCCGCACCCATGTTATAAAAACGGCACGAGTCTGGTATGGCCCCTTGGCAAGCGCATACGCCCAGAAGTGTAGCTTTGCAAGCTGAAGCACAAGACGGGAGACGCCATGCGTATTCCTGGAGCTGGGCTTTTGACGCCAATGATTCTTAGAATTAAGTCAGTGGTTCTTACACACTTGAGGTTGAGGCTAATACTTACCGGCTCGCGGCCTTGGGCAACTGCCGCCTCAGCAGCTTGTTCCTCATCATTGTCCAAAACAAGTTCCGCCCTGTTCTCAGGTGTTGGGCGTGTGACTATAGGGTTGGACGATATCAGAGCAGCTACTTGAGCTCGTGCTTGCCTAGCACCCCGGTTGTCACCCCGCGCAACAGGGTTTGAACCAGGGTGTTTGCCTTGAATAGCCCAGCGGTTGGCaagtgtcatagacacagtcaataccagggaatttattcccattttctcgaatttaaacgaagtctaacggacaacattttcaatcacgtgacttcggcgcttatatcatacgctaagcgccaagccacgtccccatccgcgcttacttcagcatacgtagccacctccacctgatgacatcactatgacacgtcagtgacacgtatacatgagtaaggccgactgcggaacaggggttcttatttgatacagtattggacatagtacatttgtaattagctagctcatagaatatataaggaggcacaccaagcatggtaacacccaggtcaattacctcttgttgcactccacacattgtacgaggccttacagccggtaaccacttagatacgcgccttaagcattgccctcactgtacttaggtagtttgtCAACGCCTTACAGCGCCTAGTCaccgtagttagttagtttgttgttgtaggtagaccccttgccgccttacgcggttttacttagttctatacggcctcaagcgccctctgccttgacgccccttaaggacgtctaggacactaggtaatcaaccttaagttggttgcaaaccgtgcccaccagcacCCACTACACttagctcaacaacaagaaggaaccctgtactagcacaagggaaataccggagattgggattgccttttgctgttaataatcaaaccagcgtcgtcccctcctagtaccaaattgctataaggcaggaatTCCCTATTGCCTGCATACCTccggttgccgcaccttttaccagtggacctagacagccaatacacccgcttgcagaaattgggttctacatcacgcccgcccacggctgtgattagtaattcctactgttcaacgctaggttgtttgacgcaaggtcttagcaattgagtaataaagcgctcataagtcctgatataggcacctacTAGCACCCCCACACTTttcaccattacctcccgcactcccccttgttcttcttcccgGGCAtcctcccacgctggccggtcTTACCCCACACACccaatggcaacccgttcccggccaCCCTCTCGAGCCCGCTCCCCTGTTGATCAAGGACAGCTGGAACCCCTTtttccgccagcctcccctgagcttggcaaagtatCTCTCAagcgggtcatccgcctcCTCTGGGGACTCCAATCCCAGGTCAACCGTATTGAGCggaccctcttggaacaagCCAAAGTTAGCCAAGAGGTTTGAACCAATGTCAAGAACGTCTTGCAAACAgtcaatactgtcaaggatgggcttgcccgGCTCCAGCACGCCCGGGGtccccacaccccagaagaacaaaaaccccctgcggtcaaggaaactcccagggctgcgcccaaagccaagcctattggcaaggctcaaccattccttggggccccagcccccatcatctccacaggggccccCAGGCGCAACCCCCTTTCCCTATTCAACCCTTACCCCTTCTCTTCCTTCCCTTTGGGACCAGCTCCAGTcccccaaggacctccaccagcgcctgTCATCACCCCGGCGCAGCCTCCAaccccctccactgtaaaagtggaccacccagacgccttcaaaggcaaaattggcttggaggccaaacaatggctaacccgcatgttggcctgggtttgCCTCAACCAAAGGCAGTTCCCCTTGGACATGGAGGTCCTGAGCTTCCTGTTGATGAACATGACGGAAGcagctggggcctgggcccaccctcacctggaccaactagggtcccaccgCGCGCTCATCCACACCGTGGATGAGTTCAAAATTGAATTCCTGGCCGCCTTTGGCGACCCAGATGCAACCAGGGCAGCGGAGTGGAAAATTACTTCCCTCACTCAGACCAGCACGTGTGCCAAATACATTACTAAATTCCGCAtgctgcaaatggaacttgattggaatgaTGCTGCACTTTGCGGCCAATTCGCGTGTGGgctccattgggaggtccAAAAACAGATTGCCACAAGGGAGAGGCAGCCACGTACTCTGAGGGAGCTGCAGGACGCCgccctcatcattgacaacgccctctgCGAGGAGcaagccagccacccgcaacaGGGTAGTAAGCCTGGTAAAACCTCTTCCACCCCCAAttggggggcaagtaccggccaacaggccacaaaaaccggtcccctctcctccaatcccaactacgtctcagaggaagaacgcaaccgccGCCGCACAGAAggcctctgtgtcaaatgcggtaAGCCAGGACATAAGTTTGCCAAATGCAGaactggctggaaggctacccccaaggaggataaggggaaagccaaggaaactgccaagattggcaaagactccaagtaccaattgggaaaagagtaaggggaCCTGccgccgcgcgcaaggaccccaaggactctggatCATGTATcaaattttgtaatatatctagtagTAAAATGTCACCCCTGTTCACTATTTTGATCacaccagagaaaaaagcggaaccactagaagtcctgatagactcaggcgctaCCTCATCCTTTCTCCACCCCTGTACCGCAGAAgcactccgcctcccactcatagaCCTCCCTTACCCCCGCACTgtaactatgctcaatgggttgagcccccaggctggtaaaatttggaagaaggctaacctaaccttctcctttgatggcaaacgtatgaccaagaccttcttgatctgcaacacagggtcccacgccgccatcttaggattgaaatggttagatgcccataatccagagattgattggaatcaatgcaccctctccttcccccatgcaccaccagaacacgtaGCCATcgctgaagaggaggaagccgatcaaaacccccttgaaggagtcccttccaaataccatcaatacgccaaggtatttggagaggaagaattcaacaaacttCCCCCGCATTggcattatgacattgggattgaactaacagaagaaggccccttgaactctccgctgtacagcatgactgacgccaaatccgccacgctcaaagattggctcagagatgaactcaaggcaggcaaaatccgccccagcaagtcCTCAATTAgctcccctgtcatgtttgttcccaagaaggatggctcccgctgcttggtagttgactaccgccgcctAAACAACCagacaaagaaaaacgtTTACCCCCTTCCCCGtccagacaacctcatggcccagctccgtggtgccaaggtcttcactaaACTAGACCTACATTGGGGATATAACAACGTCCGGGTAaaagaaggcaacaaatggaaaactgctttCTGTACTAAGTACGGCCTGTACAAGTCCCtagtcatgacctttggcctaaCCAATGCTcccgccgccttccaacattttatgaacaaatTATTCAAAGACCTGTTAGACGtttgcgtcatcatttaccttgatgacatcctgatctactccaaggatgatgTAACTCATACACAACATGTTCATGAAGTTTTGCGGCGGCTACTGGAGAACCAACTATTTTGTAAGGCATCAAAGTGTACCTTCCATGTCAATTccgtggaatacctgggaatcattgtctcggataagggttttagcctAGATAgactcaagatccaggcagtacaggaatggccgACCCCCTCAAAGGTGAAGGAGGTCCAATTGTTCTTAGGGTtcgccaacttcctccgtcgatttgttgccaattttagtcacatggccaggccatTGCATAAtctggtcaagaaggatacgcCGTGGAATTGGGGTGACAgagaacaggaagccttccaaggactaaaggacgccatcaccaatgcACCTGTACTCTGCCATGCCAATCCGaccaaaccctacttccttgagacagacgcctcaggAGCTGCCCTAGGATCCATACTAagccaacgccaggaagacgGACGGTTACACCCACTTGGTTTCTTGTCTGAGTCATTTAAAGGAGCAGAGCAGAACTATGAtacacatgacaaggagctgcTAGCAATCATCCGCTCATTCAAGTACTGGCGTATCTTTttggaaggaaccctgcATCCCATCACCGTGTTCACCAACCATAGGAACTTAgaatattggaaagaatCTAGAACGTTCAACCGCCGCCACGCACGGTGGCACCTCCTCCTGGCCggttacaacttccaaatcatGTACAGACCtgggaaacagtcagggaagccagatgccCTATTGCGACAATCAGACCATGCCAATGGTTGACTACCCGTAAGACACGTGCGGGATCTGGCATGGTCAGAAGACCAGATAAGCAGCCTGTCGGATACGGACCGACTCCGCTCCAATGATCTAGGTAGGACCCCGCACGCATGCATCTCCCGTAAGACGGAAGTTGCACAGCCGCGTGGGCGGAGTCTACATTTCTAGACCAAGCATGACTTGTCTCCTCAACCAATTTGTAATTAAAATAATGGACCATGAATGCAATTGTTTTTAACATACAAcgtcatatatgcgtatataaagaaagaaaaattAATAGCTAATATGTACACGCTATGGACCCCGTTGAAGAAAATCCCGAACTCATATACGATCTGGTTCTGGATGATAACGAAGACGTTGCCACATCTAAAAGGCAAGGTGTTTGCATCGCAGCCGCCCTCATGGCATTATACTATGCTGGCACAAACCTGCGCCATGTCTGGCGTATTTGGCATTATTGCCACCTGAATTGCCCCAAGCTCTTAGAGAATCCATGTCTGGATACTCCGTGGCAAGCTGTGCTTTGTAGTCGCGAGGATTGCGCGTTCATTTCTACAATGGGTGTGGACGTTGCTACTTTCAACTATATTCTTTTGTCTGGCTTTCGTTATCTATGGCTCACTCACCCAATTCCGCGAGATGATGTGAATCCCTCTGGAGCAACTCAACTTGGGCAACAGTCGCTGGATGCAGAAGGCGGTCTTGGAGTCCTTCTTCATTATCTGAGCGGTACCATGA encodes:
- a CDS encoding Retrotransposon-derived protein PEG10, giving the protein MATRSRPPSRARSPVDQGQLEPLFPPASPELGKVSLKRVIRLLWGLQSQVNRIERTLLEQAKNVLQTVNTVKDGLARLQHARGPHTPEEQKPPAVKETPRAAPKAKPIGKAQPFLGAPAPIISTGAPRRNPLSLFNPYPFSSFPLGPAPVPQGPPPAPVITPAQPPTPSTVKVDHPDAFKGKIGLEAKQWLTRMLAWVCLNQRQFPLDMEVLSFLLMNMTEAAGAWAHPHLDQLGSHRALIHTVDEFKIEFLAAFGDPDATRAAEWKITSLTQTSTCAKYITKFRMLQMELDWNDAALCGQFACGLHWEVQKQIATRERQPRTLRELQDAALIIDNALCEEQASHPQQGSKPGKTSSTPNWGASTGQQATKTGPLSSNPNYVSEEERNRRRTEGLCVKCGKPGHKFAKCRTGWKATPKEDKGKAKETAKIGKDSKYQLGKE
- a CDS encoding Retrotransposable element Tf2 protein: MSPLFTILITPEKKAEPLEVLIDSGATSSFLHPCTAEALRLPLIDLPYPRTVTMLNGLSPQAGKIWKKANLTFSFDGKRMTKTFLICNTGSHAAILGLKWLDAHNPEIDWNQCTLSFPHAPPEHVAIAEEEEADQNPLEGVPSKYHQYAKVFGEEEFNKLPPHWHYDIGIELTEEGPLNSPLYSMTDAKSATLKDWLRDELKAGKIRPSKSSISSPVMFVPKKDGSRCLVVDYRRLNNQTKKNVYPLPRPDNLMAQLRGAKVFTKLDLHWGYNNVRVKEGNKWKTAFCTKYGLYKSLVMTFGLTNAPAAFQHFMNKLFKDLLDVCVIIYLDDILIYSKDDVTHTQHVHEVLRRLLENQLFCKASKCTFHVNSVEYLGIIVSDKGFSLDRLKIQAVQEWPTPSKVKEVQLFLGFANFLRRFVANFSHMARPLHNLVKKDTPWNWGDREQEAFQGLKDAITNAPVLCHANPTKPYFLETDASGAALGSILSQRQEDGRLHPLGFLSESFKGAEQNYDTHDKELLAIIRSFKYWRIFLEGTLHPITVFTNHRNLEYWKESRTFNRRHARWHLLLAGYNFQIMYRPGKQSGKPDALLRQSDHANG